GCAGATTTAGGTTGACCTGACTGCTTTTATCTCCCCCTCATCTCGTCGTCAAGTGAAATCATCAACCCTTGCACACTCACATATCGGCATATCGTCGACAGCTGGACCATTCTTGCCAAGTCCATTCCCCTGTCTTTAGAACAAATAATTGAACTCCATGGCCTATAATGAATGGGATGTTCTCGTTCCACAAATTCGTGAGCAGATTCTAGGTAGCTATCCGACGCACCCCCCTAATCTTATAGTAATCTGATATGCCGGTTTGCAGCAAATGCTCGAACTATATGGCGCGGATATCCGGACATCGAGTTGATAACGGGGAAGCAGACAAAAGGATCAGATTCTGGTGAGCAAACCTTATAGTCGTCGCTTATAGGCCGCAGCTCTTGAACTTGATAATCATCCTAGATGAGACAACACCGTACTATGCTTATATAACGAGCAGAACAGTTCAACCTGCGATAATAGGTGTTCCTTTCGAGGTGCTTGCTGCAGTTGAACATTCATCGCGGCCCTCATCTGCTGCCACCGCGCAACCTTCCTTAGGTTACAAGATACGATACTTATGAACTCTCCAGTGTCGCTGGCGCTGGTAGGAGCCCGGAACTGGATGAGATGATTTTTCACGAGCTGGAGGTCCGATGGGAGTCGTGGAAAGTGGTTGAACGACTCTTCCCGTGCGCGCGAACGCTTGGATTGGCAGGAGGTCAGAATAGTAAAACAATACTCGTGGAGAGTGCGGTATCCTGTTTAATTAGATACTGGAATTACCATTAAGCGATGAATTTTCCTTTGTCGGAGAATATCGAAATAAAGGAAAAGTGACACAGGGAGAGAAACATTACTGGACCATTCTTCAGGTTGGGAGTAAGCTTTATTACTgcaaaaaaagataaaaaatactagCGGATTGGGCCCTATCATGAGCACGATATAGGTGCAAGAAGACAACAACTTGATTTCACTAAAAACTATCATTCTATGTCAGACTATCCAATACATCCCCAATGGATCGACGCATACTTCATGGAGTAACAATATTGAAGTTAGGATCACCCGGATCAAGCAACGACGCAAGCATATCCAGCGCAGTAGTATCTCCATCAATGACAACGCCGGTATTAACCAAAGCCTCTGGATCAGGCCCATACACAGCAAGCGCAGTCAACTGCTTAGCAGTACCAGTCAGAGTCACCTGAGCAGCGTCCGACTGGCCAGCGGTGCTGTAGACGAGTGCCCCGTTAGAGAGCCAGGAATGGTAAGTTTTATTATCTTGATCCGAAACGACGAGATCCATAAGCACCTTCTTATCCCACGCCTCAGGTCCTTTAATCTGGATAGCGAGAGTGTCCAGGACCATATCTGGGCTGAGCTGGCCCGCCACATCTGCCGAGGCCGTCTGTGTAGGCGTGCCAAAGTTGCCACTGCGCAGCTCAGTCGCTCCGGAGATGTAAAAGTTTCGCCAGGTCCCGTTTTCGGCGCCGTATCCCAGTTGTTCGTACACATCTGCCAGCTTGTTGCAGGCATCCTTGTTGTCGGGGTTGTTGAAGACGGCATGACTCAGAAGTTCAGCGGCCCAGCGGTAGTCTCCTTTTAGGTATTCCTTGACACCCTGTTCGAtgatctcatcctcaccaaTGAGTTTCACGTACCTTTTGGCCTTCTCGACGGGGGTGTGCTCCCACAGATGAGCTGGGTTGCCGTCGAACCAGCCGACGTAGCGTTGATAGATGGCTTTGACGTTGTGGCTCAGAGAGCCGTAGTAGCCACGGCAATACCAAGACTGATCAAGGGCCGGCGGCAAGGTCAGCATTTCGGCGATCTCAGGGCCGTTGTATCCCTTGTTCAGCAGGCGGAGGGTCTGGTCATGCACATATGCGTACAGGTCACGCTGGTAGGTGAGGAACTTCAGGATGTTGTCATTGCCCCAGGTTGGCCAGTGATGCTGGGCGAAAACGACCTCGACTTTGCTGCCGTAGCGGTCAATGGTCTCTGTGAGGTACTTGGCCCAGGAGTGCGGATCGCGGACGACAGCGCCACGCAGGGTCAGGATGTTGTGGAAGGTGTGAGTGGCGTCCTCGGCAGCACAGAGTGCGTTGAGATCGGAGAACCAGATGAGCATTTCGGAAGGCGCCTCGGTGTCCGGTGCCATCTGGAACTCCATTTGGATCCCATCGATTGTTGTCTTTTCCCCTGTGCTTTTGATAATCATGTTGGGAGGGTGACGGTGCCGGTGGATGTAGTCTGTCCCAAACCAGCACCGATCTGACCTCTCGGTCCGCGCTCGAGGGCAGCACCGTACATGTACGCGGCGCGGCGGCTCATTGAAGTGCCAGTGTAGACGTTCTCGGAGACAGCATGCTCCAGGAAGCCCTCGGGGGCAATGATCTAGACGTCCTTTTCCTCGACATCCTTTTCGCTGACGAAGCCTTTGACCCCACCGAAGTGGTCAACGTGGGAGTGCGTATAAATGATAGCCTTGACGTCTCTGTTGCTGCCCCGATGTTTCTGATAGAGGGCGAGTGCAGCAGCACCGGTCTCCAGCGAAGTGAGGGGATCGATGACAATGATGCCCTCGTCGCCCTCAATGATGGTCGTGTTCGAGAGGTCGAGTCCACGCACTTGGTAGATGGGCCCGGCGACATGATATAGTCCATTCTTGCGAGTAAGTTGCGACTGGCGCCACAGACTTGGGTTGGCTGAGAATGGACCGTCCTCCTTCAGGAAAATCGTAGACATCGTTGTCCCACACCACGCCTTGATCATTGGTGACCTGGTTAGGGTGGAGGTGACCTCTCCAGCCCTGTCTAGAGTCGTCAAAGTCCTGCTGGTCATCGAAGGGTAGACTTTGTTTGACCTCCTTCCACTGCTCGATGATGTGGAGGCTTGGAGGATGCGAATCCTCAGGATTGATGGTTGGCTGGCTCATGATGTATATTCAATTATTGAGGTTGAAGTAGTTTCAAATATTTTGAGCTCGAATTTCATAGAGACTAAGTGATGTTCTGAGATTTTCGGTGATACTATTCATGATGGAGAGAACGATTCCACGGCTCCATTGGAGCTTGATTTATCTTGCCGGGACGCGAATATCCCCCTCATCTCGTATTGGCAAAAAGACGTACATATGCACACTGACGAAAGCGACTTGGGTGTTTAGAATCGTTTCACAGCGGGGTTTGCTGTGTGGATGTAAACATTGCTTGTATGCCCAGAAGttgaataaattaaagataaattGAAAGACATAGATAGAACAGGGTTCGCCCCAAATCTGACTGGTGAACAACATTTGGCCACTTGGGCTAAACGGCGCCATCCCGTTAGCTTCACTCAGCTGATCAGCTCGGACTTCAGCTGAGGTGGAGATGCACCTGGAAACCTAACCTTCTAAATGCATGCCAAGAACAACCCCTCTGAGACGAGCGAATGGACGAAGCTATGGTGAACAAGATCCTGCAGCAGCTCATTCCAGTGGTGCTCAGTCGTGTGGATCTACACCCATCCAAGGCAGGTTCAATTTATAATAGCATCACTTTCTACTCATcgttgagaaagaaaacagcgAGGCCCCCCGCATCCAGTCAGCCAATTGACTGCATCTCATGTTTCACCGCAGGATCCTGCTAGATGAGATTCTGCTTCATCtccgaagaagcaaagaggATCATGTCGATGAGATGACAAATCCTAGTACGTGATAACTAGGGACCCATTTGCAAATGGGACTCTAGTCTCGCCACTGGCTGGGGGTCTCAGCCAGGATCCCCAAAATGCCGAACCTGTCACACCTTGATCGCCCGTTACACAATCGTATCTCTAATTGCTTCGTTTAGTCGCCGCGCCCTTCAGCTGGATCTTcagcttcctttttcttctgatcACGTAGGGTATATCAATGGCGTCTGTGTGGCGAGGAAGCCGAATTCCTCCGGCATAAATAGGGccacttccttctccctctttcctgTAGAATTAAACACAGACTGGACACCGGCTATACTTTTCTCTCCAAGTCAAAGCCTCTGACGGACCTTTCtcatcagaaagaaaaaaggcatAACTCATCACCTCTTTGACCATGGACCAGCTCAACAGGTAAACATACTCCTTCATACACCCTGGAACTCTTCTCCGAAGAGCAACAACAAGATGCAGAGGGGAATTCTGACATCCCATCCAGCAAGCAAGAAATCAACGACGCCATCGCAAAGCACGGGTCCTTCGTCCTAATGTTCACGGCCGTGTGGAGTGACGTCGGCAATATAACCAAGCGCAATTATGAGAGGTAAAGCAGCCACCCTAATTTCCTACCTTGTGAGGTTTCGAATGATGATGCGTTACCTCGTTTCAACTCTTTTGTTGCTTGATAGTAACCCAAGGATATTAGAATCGGTGCCAAATACCCTACCGTGTACATGGCCTGGGTTAGCACCGATGACCATCCCGAGCTGGCCGAGGAATGGGGTTTTACTGCTATTCCGGCTACTGTTGCATATAAGAATGGTACCAAAGTCGACTACTTCATCGGACCCCAATACTTGGACGAGCAGGTCGAGCAGTTTATCAAGAAGACGCTCTAAGCGGGTGGAGGCCATGTCGTGGCAGTCGCATGATTTCTTTTGGTGGTAGCAAGTTATTTTTATGTAGATAGATGGAAGTTAATGAGACGGATGATTTGTGTAGCGCATTTACCAATTGAGTGCACTCCAAGTGGGGTGTGGAGAAAGGTGGGGGTTTCAGGTCGGCTTAAGCAGACACGTTCCGAGTACAATCGTCTTTGCGGCCAATTGGAGCCCACGATATCGACTCCTATTTGCTCTTTCATACTAAGATTGGCATAATTTGTTTGACAAATATTTCAAACCGCCCTGCAACATGCTCCAGCGAGGATAACAGCCTCTGTCGTTTGACCCGGAGGGGTTTGTAGTTTGCCAgtatttctctttctgaaaGTCTCCGAGCCGTAGCAATAAATGGAATGACACTAATACATAATGCGCTGGAAGTCTTGTCGCGCCTCTTTCAGACTGTGGAAGTCGTCCAACCATCCGACAACATTTGTCGTGCTGCTACACTGGTACAGCTACTGGAAATACCGACCGAGATTACACGGGTATCTTTCATGGTGTAAGTGATATCTTCCCTTGCTGAGCAATGATAATTTATGCAATTCGAACTAACAGCAAGTGAAACGACTGGTGTAAGTGATAGCTCCCGCTCCTGAATAACAATGCTTCTGTGGTTAGGGCTGACAGCGAGTGATGGATCCGAGGTAAGTCATGTGTCGAACAAACACCTTTGGCTACAACTTACAATCTTCTAGTAAACGAATTTTCTTCACGCCGTTCTTGGACATTCCACACAGGTTGTATTGAACACCGGATTTGTTAGAAATTTTGATTTCTTCGGTGGATATTAATTTGTCGGCCTTGATATGGATTTTCCCTAGGATTTATAGGTTTCGATTTATCGTTTTACAAGTGCAAAGCCTAATTTATTGTCGAACCTGTTGGCTCTGAGACTTTGAATTGTTAGTAAGCTGTAATGTATCCCGTAAGCGAGTGATGCATGCAAGCGAGTGATGCACCCGCCCACTCATCCCTCCATTAccaatctttctctttcctcccaAGTAGTGCCATTGCACTCCAAGTCCACTACCTGGAGATAGGAGTACGTTCGCGTATACAGGGGAATAGATGTTAAATGAGAGATAGTCACATGCTTATTAGCAGCGCATCCGCAGCGCATCATCAGTTTGCTGGTCCCATCCATTGAAGTACTACGAGGACTATCGCGATCCACCCGCGTTTCCATCGACATTCTAATTACAGGGGTGAGAAAAAGCCAGAGAGCCCCAAACGCTTACTTCAGCTACTCCAAACACAAAGTGAGGTACGATAAGAAGGTACAATATAGAACATATATTACAAGAGGTCTGGAGAGTACCTGCGCAAGGGAAATAGTTAGTGTCAAAGGTAAACTCACCAGGCAAGTCTGAGAATTGGCCAGGGATTTTGAGGTTCGCGCTAATCATATGCAAAGTAAATCAGCAACTACACTTATCATACTTGGGACTCCAAGAGGAAAACGCGGGGCTCAGGATACAATTGTTCAAGTCGGAGGCAGCAGGGCCGTCAAACCGCTCTTCTACGAGCCTGTTGCCGGATACTTACTTGAAAGACCGGAAGACCAAATCAACCGGCGGTACGTCGAGAGCGAGCATTACCGGAAAGCATGGTGTCGGGCTGATATAATCATGCCAACCAAAGACTGCAGTAATACGCTGTTACTGCATGGATTCGCGTGGACCTTGGATCCATTTTGCTGTTCATATACAAAGATTTGAACTTGAGCACAAGTCCGCCTAGGAGAGCAAGTCCTTTTTGCACAGCACGAGTCTTTGGCTTGCTATCTATTTTGGATTCATTACGGTAAGGACACAAGAGGCCTCTTGATAGGAGAGGATAATGCTGTAGTGATGACTAATGATAGACGAGTTTGATGTTTAtgaatgaaaatgaaacccTGAAAGCAGGTTTACCTGTTGGTTAGAAAACCTTCGTTCTCATTACTTTGAAAGCCGCCAAGAGCTAATTAAGATCAGAGAACAACGTCCGATTTGATTCATAACAGGTACGATACGgctttctattttctaaacAACCAATAACCCGTAAAACCATTCTGAACCATGCCCCAACTTCAGGCGCTTCACTTGCTAAGTCAAGAAGGACCTCTAGATTAAAATCGAATAGTACAGCTAGTTAATCTGCAGGATGCTAGATTCGTACCACCGTACCCACATGGATCAAAGACAACCATGAACCATTTACCACATTCGGCTATTAGTCCTCAGATCCTTGCTGACAGAGTTTGTCAAAGCTTTAGCAAAGCAGCTGGCTACCTTCCGATCCCCATATGGATGcaggaatatatatttttaggTGAATCCGGACCCTGACCCCTTACCAGGATCGGTACCTCCGTGTCTGACTTTTgtaatttagtaaattaaaatgtAGCAGCGcaattaaaactattaattagaGATAGACATGAGTTACAATCTGTGGGAAATGAGGATTGAAGATCCATTGCCCCTGAAGCTAGCACACGTTAGGCGCGAGCCAAAGTACCCGAAGGAGTTTTAGGGCGAAAGGAACTACCAGAACTGGCATGTCACATGATCATAGGTCAAGTGGCTCGTGGTTGTCTCGCTTTAATCTTGACCTCAACACAGCTAGTTAACATGCTAAGAGATGTAGGCACAGTGCCAAATACTGAGTGTTCTAGTAGACCAAAATTTGAGATGGAAGCGTAACAGTGAGGAGCCTTCTGTATTACTAGGGCGATCCCAGTATGAACTTAGTAAAAGTGAGCAAGATCGAAGGATGTGTAGGGCATCATTAAGAGCATATAAAAAACGGTAAACAGAGGCAACGGAATGCAAATCCCACAAGGTACCTAGCCGGTTTGTCAATCCTTAAAGTACGGCGCGAATAAATGAAGCCAATTGGAAAGCACGCCGTTGAGGATCCTATAGCGGGTCCTGTTCTACCATTTGCTCCACTGTCATCGTGGCTGATATGGCAGAAGGTGTCCTGTGGTTCAGCATAATTAGCGCGAGACCCTGAACCAGGGTACATGCAAACCATTTCAACGACGTGCAGCACACTTGTGGACTCTTAGCTACTTGGAGCCGATGAgggtggaaaagaagtccGCTGAGATTTCGTGCATTATGGGGATCCATCACAAAGCACTGGTCAACTATGATGATAGTATTGGGAGCCCCAGGGTCTCTAGATCTCACCTCCATTGTGCTTTATTGGATGGTATCTAATCTACAGACAATATTAG
This Aspergillus flavus chromosome 1, complete sequence DNA region includes the following protein-coding sequences:
- a CDS encoding alkyl sulfatase (unnamed protein product), with translation MSQPTINPEDSHPPSLHIIEQWKEVKQSLPFDDQQDFDDSRQGWRGHLHPNQVTNDQGVVWDNDEDGPFSANPSLWRQSQLTRKNGLYHVAGPIYQVRGLDLSNTTIIEGDEGIIVIDPLTSLETGAAALALYQKHRGSNRDVKAIIYTHSHVDHFGGVKGFVSEKDIIAPEGFLEHAVSENVYTGTSMSRRAAYMYGAALERGPRGQIGAGLGQTTSTGTMAPDTEAPSEMLIWFSDLNALCAAEDATHTFHNILTLRGAVVRDPHSWAKYLTETIDRYGSKVEVVFAQHHWPTWGNDNILKFLTYQRDLYAYVHDQTLRLLNKGYNGPEIAEMLTLPPALDQSWYCRGYYGSLSHNVKAIYQRYVGWFDGNPAHLWEHTPVEKAKRYVKLIGEDEIIEQGVKEYLKGDYRWAAELLSHAVFNNPDNKDACNKLADVYEQLGYGAENGTWRNFYISGATELRSGNFGTPTQTASADVAGQLSPDMVLDTLAIQIKGPEAWDKKVLMDLVVSDQDNKTYHSWLSNGALVYSTAGQSDAAQVTLTGTAKQLTALAVYGPDPEALVNTGVVIDGDTTALDMLASLLDPGDPNFNIVTP
- a CDS encoding thioredoxin-like protein, whose product is MDQLNSKQEINDAIAKHGSFVLMFTAVWSDVGNITKRNYERIGAKYPTVYMAWVSTDDHPELAEEWGFTAIPATVAYKNGTKVDYFIGPQYLDEQVEQFIKKTL